The region ATCTATCAACTCCGTcttgtattaaatttatttttttcttagatttaATGTTTTAAGTCTTCGtcttctttaaaatattttacaattaatatttttattattactaaatggtaaaacataaatagtactttacgtggactatttttaaagtttttaaaataagacgaataatcaaacattagacatagaaataaaaaattaaagttattaTAGAATAGATGTAGTAGATTTTATTCGGCTAAAAGCTGGCCAATTGAAAGTCGGTGAAATATGGCACGAGCAACAAACAAGCATCAAACAaccaagagagaaaaaaaatgatcctGCATAATACTAGACTGCTCAGCACAGAGTACAAAATATAGTGATTATACGGACTACAGTGTAGTAGTGAATCCCGGGCTCCTAGCACAAAGCTGTTCTCTTTCACCGAAAGCCGTTTTCATTTCACGAAAGCGGCTTTCCGGCACGGTCAAATGCCTACTGGGATGAAGTGAAGTCCATCTCGGTAGTAGCGGCTGGCTGTTTCAAACTCTTCTTGGTCCTCGAGGAAACGGTTTACTctatctgtaaaaaaaaaaccaattctctaGTTTTCGTGTATAGCATTtaaccatccgttttatttaactttttttagaaaattaaaaaaaattagtcacacttaaagtactattcatgatttatcatctaataaaaacaaaaatatcaattgtaaaatttttttgaataaaacgaagagtaaaaaattataagtaaaaaataaaaaattggtttattttgagaaggAGAAGTACGTTTAACCACGCTTCAAGATTGGTGCGCTCAGCTCGAGATCAGCCAGCCCACCACCaaccgtccgtccgtccgtcccaCACATGGAGCCGGCCCGAATTCCGAGGCTCTCACCACCATTTTGCTTTGGGCGGGCGCCTCGAGATTAGCGGCGGAATTATCCGAAGCCAAAGCTGCGTCGGGGCGGGGGGACAGGGAGTGATTGAAGGCTGCGAAGGTTGTTTCCTGCCTGCCTCTCACAACGTGGGTTCCGAATCTGCCCCTTGGCGAAATAAACGGCGCGgggcttttatttttttttcactctttACCACTCTCCCTTAATCCCTTTCACAGCAACAGTAAGAAGATGGTGACAAATCCTTTGCCACTTAATAGgtaaaagtggcaaatagAAAATGTTGAATATCTTGGTGGAACTGATTAGTTCATGACAAATAagctattttatttcaaaattagtAAGATGTATATGTATTGAAATGTGTTTATATGACTGGGAACATAAGCTTATGCAACTAGAAATAAAGGGATAAttttcaaatgacatatttaaataagaaaaataattatacatatttctagTGATTAAAGGtgaagctaaaaataaacttcggcaaaaacctcaaaatcaactgtaAATTAATGTtggaaatttatattttaacttatatttcCCTATTcacattataaaactttttgatcttgtctagattataggtgtgctaataaatcaagacatatatgcaaaaaatatatattggtatATGAATGAATCTGaccaaattcaaaattcaaaaagtcATCCGTATGAAACAAACgaagtaaatataaatagaaacaaaagtaTGGAGATGAATTATGTTAGAAAGATAGATCGAGCATTTCAGCTGACCTGGTGTGTGATAGGATATAGGAATACACTAGGGACATGGTGTCGTGGGTAACGGAATTTAACCGGTTCTTTTTAACAGTAGGTCTTCGGTGGGTTTTCTCTTTGCGACATGAGCAGAAGTGGAGGGATGACTTTACGTTTGAGCAGTAAAATTGCATATAAAGTCCGAATAACAATGATAAGAATAGTATTCTCTTCTTCTAAGACGTAATTATCACTAACATTACTGGGATAACATTATTTAGAAAGAGTTATAACCATCTCATTATTTAGATTACCTATGTTGTATATATACGTGCATGTTATATTGTTGGGACGTTTTGATGGTGagtaatttaaaataagtcAAGTTTTAAGAAAAGATATGTGCtaccttatattatgggacatagaaaaaatactccctccgcccccaaaacaaaccaatcttTCGGTTTCGTGTCCAGCGTTttaccatccgtcttatttgaaattttttaaaaaattgaaaaaattagtcacacgtaatgTACTACCCatgattatcatttaataaaagcaaaaatattaattgtaattttttaaataagatgaagaacCAAACATgataggtaaaaaataaaagattggtttattttggaacggagtgagtagtatatataagaTGAAGAGAATATTAATAGTCCAACAGTGAAGTAATTAGAGGTACTAACAAAGCTACAAGGATAGGTCTGCTGTTTTAATTGGAGTCACATGTGGAGTGAAGGAGAGGAACAGAGGGGGGCCTAGGGTGCTGCATCCAAAAGTGACATTGGGTGGGTCAAAGCAGGATTAAATTtgagggtggtggtggtggccttGATGGAAGTGAACAAGTGCAAGGGAAAAAACAAGAAACTAGCTTAAGGCCTTGGGAGGCCACCACACCATGGTACCACTCTCTGAGTTCACTTGTTTATGCAAGCACTTCTCTTCTTTACAGGAGCTTGTTTGTTTtgcagccaccaccacccccaccctCCCAACTGTCCAACCCCACACAGGTCAGCACAAGGCATGGGGGAGGAGCTAGCTTTGCCTTTTGCCATCTCCAACCCCAATTCATGCCTCCATGGCTCCGTTCTGTGAGcacatatactactactaaCCCACTCATAATCCGTTGCAAAAGAAGGCGTACATACCCTGCGTTGctcccctccttccttcccCCATCGTGTCAAGCCAgcagctggagctggagctggagctggagccaTGGCCTGCTAGGCCTAGCTAGAAGAAGGTACCTTGGTTTTCCCTTCTCTGATGGGTTTGACTGACTGACTGATTGGTGTCTCTGACTCCTCGGTTGCTGGCTTTTCTTTCTTGATCTGTTCATGCAATGTCGCCGGTCACTGTCTAGACATGGTCTGTTTTGTTTCCCTCGCCTTACGGCTCATCCAGTTACTGCTGGAGTTTTAGTGCTCATATGATTTTTGTGCGCTGTATCATGCGCCAccgttttctttttattcaatGTTGTGGGAAAGAGGAGGCTTGTGATCTTGCTGCTAGCCTTTTCCAGGTTGCATTGCAACGTATTTCCTCGTTTTCTCCCTTATCTTTGGGTATTCAAAAGATCCCCTTTTGTTTCCAATCCCTGTTTTTGGCTCTCGTCCCCTATTTTTCCCCATGGGAAGAGCTGGTTTTGCCATTTGAGGTTTTCTCTGATCAAGTTAAATTCTTGGATAattcttgtttcttttgctttcATGCCCGGAAGATTGAAATTGGGGATGAACAGGAGTGCACAATACATGTTCATTTGATGCGCTAAtgcatttatttcttttttgtgaTGGATTTCAGATGTGGAGTTAGGCACGGTCTCTTTTGAGCTGCTTGAATGTTAAATCAGGGACCTTTCTTGGATGCTTAAAGAAAGTGGAGTGAGCTTTTGCTAGATTTACAGTCGCACAAGTCATATTGACCATCATGTCTGTTGAGGTGGTGGAGCAGACTGTGCCTTCAAACCAGGCTAAACCGGCTGTTGATCCTGTTCCTGCAAAGGCGAGCAAGGCCGGTAAGGATGGCAGGTCAGACCTTATTACGAAGGAGATTATAGAGGAGCAAAAGCCATCTCATCAGCGGCAAGAGTCTTCTGAATCTATATTGGACAAGGGTCCTTCTAATGTTGGTTCAGACTCAGGTGTTTTGGATGTGCCACTAACCCCAAAGGAGGGCTCTGGTGAGCTGAAAGAGATGCAAGAATTCGATTGCAACGGGAATCAGCAGAAGAAGACATCGCAAAAGAGCAGCACTAGTGAGAGCTTTGCTTCTGCTAAAGTGAGCGACGGGACGAATAGTCTGAGGAAGACCTGTGGAAGTGGCAAGGTCAGTGATACAGCTGATTCTACCGAGAGTGGTAAGAGTAGCATGTGCCGTCCGAGCACTAGCAGCAACGTCAGTGATGAGAGCTCGTGCAGCAGTCTGAGCAGCAGCACGACGAAGCCACACAAAGGGAGTGATTCAAGGTGGGAATCAATCCGGATGATCCGGTCTAAGGATGGTGTTCTTGGTTTGAACCATTTTAGGTTGCTCAAGAAACTGGGCTGTGGTGATATTGGCAGTGTGTACCTCTCTGAATTGAGTGGTACAAAGAGTTACTTTGCAATGAAGATCATGGACAAGGGGTCTCTAGCAAGTCGGAAGAAGCTGCTTCGGGCGCAAACAGAGCGGGAGATCCTGCAATCTCTGGATCATCCATTTCTGCCAACACTGTATACACACTTTGAGACAGATAAGTTCTCATGTTTAGTTATGGAGTTCTGCCCAGGAGGGGACCTGCACACTCTTCGACAAAGGCAGCCTGGAAAACATTTCTCAGAGCAAGCGGCAAAGTATGTGAAAACTATTGAATttacatttattattatatatacaatgcATGCCATTTACCTTTCAGGTTTATGAGTATCACTTATAAAAATTTACGTTCCCATCttcattattattttgtagCGTCACTGCGTTTATACATTCTTTTGCATGAATCCCCTTTAAATATCAGCCATAgcttctattatatataactatacaaTCCCTGCAATATATAATCATTGCTTAGTTGTAGTCCAGAACTTCAGAAGTGCTCATGATCATTTGATTAATTCTTTTGGCGTCTTCGAAGGCATGAATGACTCTTCTTATTCAAACTTTTGGGGATGTTATATTTCAGGTTCTATGTGGCAGAGGTTCTACTTGCATTAGAATACCTGCATATGCTTGGGATTATATACCGTGATCTGAAACCAGAAAATGTCCTTGTCCGGGAGGATGGGCACATAATGCTGTCTGATTTTGATCTCTCCCTTCGTTGTGCTGTAAGCCCCACCGTCGTCAAGTCCGCCAATCCTGGACCAGATGCGTTGCAGAGGAACAATCAAGCTTACTGTGTTCAGCCTGCTTGTATTCAACCATCCTGCATCCAGCCATCATGTGTAGCTCCAACAACCTGCTTCGGTCCCCGGTTTTTCTCCAAGTCCAAGTCCAAGTCCAAGTCCAAGGAGAAGAAATCAAAACCTGAGGTTGTCAACCAAATTAGCCCACTGCCAGAGCTCATAGCTGAGCCAACCGACGCTCGGTCCATGTCTTTTGTTGGCACCCATGAGTACTTGGCACCGGAAATCATCAAGGGGGAGGGTCATGGCAGTGCTGTGGATTGGTGGACCTTTGGCATTTTCCTCTATGAACTCTTGTTTGGCAAGACCCCCTTCAAGGGATCAGGAAACCGGGCTACACTCTTCAATGTTGTCGGCCAGCCCCTGCGGTTTCCGGAATCACCATTGGTGAGCTTCTCTGCAAGGGACCTGATAAGAGGATTGCTGGTCAAGGACCCGCAACACCGTCTCGCCTACAAGCGTGGCGCGACAGAGATCAAGCAGCATCCATTCTTTGAGGGTGTGAATTGGGCGCTCATACGGTGCGCAAGCCCTCCTGAGATACCCAAGCCAGTTGAGCTTGAGCGCCCACCAAGGCCAGCACCAGCTCCAGAGAAGGTTGCCCCAGCTGCCAATCAGAAGGGCTCAGACAATTATCTAGAGTTTGAGTTCTTCTAGGTTTGCCTTCCTTTCTGCTTCTGAAAAGGGTTTGGTGCATGCAAGCTGATGTATGAAAGGAGGATGCTTTAGAAATATCTGTTTAGATTATTAGCTGTATTCCGAgcaaccttttatttttccatgaaCTGCTTATGATCTAATCCGTCCTGTGCATGGTGTAATTTGTAATCAAATCCAGGGATGATGTTTGAAAGGATATACACTGCCCTGTTTCCCCTGGTACAATTAACTCATGTTTTGCTTCAGAGTGAATTGCAAGTTTGCAACTGAAGCTTCTTTGCTGCATCATGTATGGTGCAAGCGTACTGCCGAAAAACTACATGATTGTGAACACAATATTTAAActtacacaatttgtgaatcTACAACCAGTAACTACTGTACACTATCATTTTGTGAGAGAGTTGTACTGTGTACTAGCAGGTTGGCTGATTGCAGTTTTTAACTGGGCTGGTGCAAAGttgcaaaatttaaactccaAATTCGATCACAGataggagaagaaaaagaaaaccaagcCTCCCATGTCCGATCTTTCACTTATgctttataattataagttaaaaattgatttttagaacttaaatttagagttttttcatcacagTTCATTTTCCAGCCTTTGCTTTTCATCActaataaacatgtatataaaagttttattcataaattatttttaattattaataagctGTTctgtttatacatataataagCAAGAAGATTAGGCTGCAACTTTCAACATATGAATCATTCATTGATATACATTAACATGTGCATATTCAGTATTACT is a window of Oryza brachyantha chromosome 8, ObraRS2, whole genome shotgun sequence DNA encoding:
- the LOC102720543 gene encoding serine/threonine-protein kinase D6PK-like produces the protein MSVEVVEQTVPSNQAKPAVDPVPAKASKAGKDGRSDLITKEIIEEQKPSHQRQESSESILDKGPSNVGSDSGVLDVPLTPKEGSGELKEMQEFDCNGNQQKKTSQKSSTSESFASAKVSDGTNSLRKTCGSGKVSDTADSTESGKSSMCRPSTSSNVSDESSCSSLSSSTTKPHKGSDSRWESIRMIRSKDGVLGLNHFRLLKKLGCGDIGSVYLSELSGTKSYFAMKIMDKGSLASRKKLLRAQTEREILQSLDHPFLPTLYTHFETDKFSCLVMEFCPGGDLHTLRQRQPGKHFSEQAAKFYVAEVLLALEYLHMLGIIYRDLKPENVLVREDGHIMLSDFDLSLRCAVSPTVVKSANPGPDALQRNNQAYCVQPACIQPSCIQPSCVAPTTCFGPRFFSKSKSKSKSKEKKSKPEVVNQISPLPELIAEPTDARSMSFVGTHEYLAPEIIKGEGHGSAVDWWTFGIFLYELLFGKTPFKGSGNRATLFNVVGQPLRFPESPLVSFSARDLIRGLLVKDPQHRLAYKRGATEIKQHPFFEGVNWALIRCASPPEIPKPVELERPPRPAPAPEKVAPAANQKGSDNYLEFEFF